The Paenibacillus mucilaginosus 3016 genome includes the window GAATTTGTCCTCGAGCTGTCCGAACAGCGCCCCCCAGAACGCCGGCTCAAGCGGCTGGCTTACCGTCCCGCCCTCCGACAGCTTCTCGAACGCCTCGCGGGCTTCGGCTTCCGTCGCGAAGGTCAGGCACTGGGAGACCGCATTCCCGGAGCTGACCGGTCCGTATTCCGCATCAGCCAGGCAGAAGTTCACCCCCGCCGCAACCATGCTCAGGTGGATGACCTTATCCTTCGTTCCCTCCGCCGCTTCCGGCAGCTGCCCGTTCGTCATGACGGCCTGAATCTCGCC containing:
- a CDS encoding VOC family protein, with the protein product MAKHNTYFFSEDARAQADFYVQALGGEIQAVMTNGQLPEAAEGTKDKVIHLSMVAAGVNFCLADAEYGPVSSGNAVSQCLTFATEAEAREAFEKLSEGGTVSQPLEPAFWGALFGQLEDKFGVQWMITTESQECQTPA